One window of the Streptomyces asoensis genome contains the following:
- the sucC gene encoding ADP-forming succinate--CoA ligase subunit beta, with amino-acid sequence MDLYEHQARELFAEHGIAVPRAEVTDSPKEAREIARRLGGRVVVKAQVKTGGRGKAGGVGLAADPAAAELTARQILGMDIKGHTVGTVMLAQPADIETEFYVSYVLDRAAGRFLAIASAEGGMEIEEVAATRPAAVARIPVDPAEGVTSAKAGEIAAAAGLPAQTADVLVRLWQVLIREDALLVEVNPLVRTRQGQILALDGKVTLDDNASFRQSRWGAQAAEHGDPLEAAAAAKGLNYVKLDGEVGIIGNGAGLVMSTLDVVAGCGARPANFLDIGGGASAEIMADGLSVILSDPAVKSVFVNVFGGITACDAVAEGIVRALDAVRLTKPLVVRLDGNNAARGRAILDTHRHPLVQQATTMDGAARRAAELATAV; translated from the coding sequence ATGGACCTGTACGAACACCAGGCAAGGGAACTCTTCGCGGAACACGGCATCGCGGTCCCCCGGGCCGAGGTGACCGACTCGCCCAAGGAGGCGCGCGAGATAGCTCGTCGGCTCGGTGGGCGAGTGGTGGTGAAGGCCCAGGTCAAGACGGGTGGCCGGGGCAAGGCGGGCGGCGTCGGGCTCGCCGCCGATCCGGCCGCGGCCGAACTGACGGCACGACAGATCCTCGGCATGGACATCAAGGGGCACACGGTCGGCACGGTGATGCTGGCCCAACCCGCCGACATCGAGACGGAGTTCTACGTCTCCTATGTGCTGGACCGCGCAGCCGGCCGTTTCCTCGCGATCGCCTCCGCCGAGGGGGGCATGGAGATCGAGGAGGTCGCCGCCACCCGGCCCGCGGCGGTCGCCCGCATCCCCGTAGACCCGGCGGAGGGCGTCACCTCGGCGAAGGCCGGCGAGATCGCCGCCGCGGCCGGACTGCCCGCGCAGACCGCGGACGTACTCGTCCGGCTGTGGCAGGTGCTGATCCGGGAGGACGCCCTCCTCGTCGAGGTCAACCCGCTCGTCCGCACCCGGCAGGGGCAGATCCTCGCCCTCGACGGCAAGGTCACCCTCGACGACAACGCGTCCTTCCGGCAGTCACGTTGGGGTGCTCAGGCCGCGGAGCACGGGGACCCGCTGGAGGCGGCGGCCGCGGCCAAGGGCCTCAACTACGTGAAACTGGACGGCGAGGTCGGCATCATCGGCAACGGCGCAGGACTCGTCATGTCGACCCTCGACGTCGTGGCGGGCTGCGGCGCCCGCCCGGCCAACTTTCTCGACATCGGTGGCGGCGCGTCCGCCGAGATCATGGCCGACGGACTGTCGGTCATCCTCTCCGACCCCGCCGTGAAGTCGGTCTTCGTCAACGTCTTCGGTGGCATCACCGCGTGCGACGCGGTCGCCGAGGGCATCGTGCGCGCCCTGGACGCCGTACGGCTGACCAAGCCGCTCGTCGTCCGGCTCGACGGGAACAACGCGGCCCGGGGGCGGGCGATCCTCGACACCCACCGGCATCCGCTGGTCCAGCAGGCCACCACCATGGACGGCGCCGCCCGCCGTGCCGCCGAACTCGCCACCGCAGTCTGA
- a CDS encoding thiamine pyrophosphate-binding protein produces the protein MPDDTQDLISGGHLVAKALKAEGVDRIYTLCGGHIIDIYDGCVDEGIEVVDVRHEQVAAHAADGYARITGKPGCAVVTAGPGTTDAVTGVANAFRAESPMLLIGGQGALTQHKMGSLQDLPHVDMMTPITKFAAAVPDTARAADMVSMAFRECYHGAPGPAFLEIPRDVLDAKVPAAKARVPRPGAYRASTRSAGDPEAVDKLADLLVHAEKPAILLGSQVWTTRGTAAAIELVRTLNIPAYMNGAGRGTLPPGDPHHFQLSRRYAFSGADVIVIVGTPFDFRMGYGKRLSPDATVVQIDLDYRTVGKNRDIDLGIVGDASLVLKSVTEAASGRINGGASKRKEWLDELRAAERSAIDKRLPHLRSDASPIHPYRLVSEINDFLTEDSIYIGDGGDIVTFSGQVVQPKSPGHWMDPGPLGTLGVGVPFVLAAKQARPDKEVVALFGDGAFSLTGWDFETLVRYDLPFVGIVGNNSSMNQIRYGQAAKYGLERERVGNTLGDVHYDKFAQMLGGHGEEVRDPADIGPALRRARESGKPSLINVWVDPDAYAPGTMNQTMYK, from the coding sequence ATGCCCGACGACACCCAGGACCTGATTTCCGGTGGTCATCTCGTTGCCAAGGCACTCAAGGCAGAGGGGGTCGACCGCATCTACACCTTGTGCGGCGGCCACATCATCGACATCTACGACGGCTGCGTCGACGAGGGCATAGAAGTCGTCGACGTACGCCACGAACAGGTCGCCGCCCACGCCGCCGACGGCTACGCGCGCATCACCGGCAAGCCCGGCTGCGCGGTCGTCACGGCAGGACCCGGCACCACCGACGCCGTCACCGGTGTCGCCAACGCCTTCCGCGCGGAGTCCCCGATGCTGCTGATCGGCGGCCAGGGGGCGCTCACCCAGCACAAGATGGGGTCGCTCCAGGACCTGCCGCACGTCGACATGATGACGCCGATCACCAAGTTCGCCGCGGCGGTACCGGACACGGCGCGCGCGGCGGACATGGTGTCGATGGCGTTCCGTGAGTGCTATCACGGCGCGCCCGGCCCCGCCTTCCTGGAGATCCCACGCGACGTCCTCGACGCCAAGGTGCCGGCGGCGAAGGCCCGGGTGCCGCGGCCCGGCGCCTACCGCGCCTCGACCCGCTCGGCCGGCGACCCCGAGGCGGTCGACAAGCTCGCCGACCTGCTCGTGCACGCCGAGAAGCCCGCGATCCTGCTGGGCAGCCAGGTCTGGACGACCCGGGGCACCGCGGCCGCCATCGAGCTGGTGCGCACCCTGAACATCCCCGCCTACATGAACGGCGCCGGCCGCGGCACCCTGCCCCCGGGCGACCCGCACCACTTCCAGCTGTCCCGCCGCTACGCCTTCTCGGGCGCCGACGTCATCGTGATCGTCGGCACGCCCTTCGACTTCCGCATGGGGTACGGCAAGCGGCTGTCGCCGGACGCGACGGTCGTCCAGATCGACCTCGACTACCGCACCGTCGGCAAGAACCGCGACATCGACCTCGGGATCGTCGGCGACGCCTCACTGGTGCTGAAGTCGGTGACCGAGGCCGCCTCCGGGCGCATCAACGGGGGTGCGTCCAAGCGCAAGGAATGGCTCGACGAGCTGCGCGCGGCCGAGCGGAGCGCCATCGACAAGCGGCTGCCGCACCTGCGGTCGGACGCCTCCCCCATCCACCCCTACCGCCTGGTGAGCGAGATCAACGACTTCCTCACCGAGGACTCGATCTACATCGGCGACGGCGGCGACATCGTCACCTTCTCCGGCCAGGTCGTACAGCCCAAGTCGCCGGGCCACTGGATGGACCCGGGTCCGCTGGGCACCCTCGGCGTCGGCGTCCCCTTCGTGCTGGCGGCCAAGCAGGCACGGCCCGACAAGGAGGTCGTCGCCCTCTTCGGCGACGGCGCGTTCTCGCTCACCGGCTGGGACTTCGAGACCCTCGTGCGCTACGACCTCCCCTTCGTCGGGATCGTCGGCAACAACTCCTCCATGAACCAGATCCGTTACGGCCAGGCCGCCAAGTACGGCCTCGAGCGCGAGCGGGTCGGCAACACCCTCGGCGACGTCCACTACGACAAGTTCGCGCAGATGCTGGGCGGTCACGGCGAGGAGGTGCGCGACCCCGCGGACATCGGCCCCGCGCTGCGACGCGCCCGCGAGTCCGGGAAGCCCTCGCTGATCAACGTCTGGGTCGACCCGGACGCCTACGCCCCCGGAACGATGAACCAGACGATGTACAAGTGA
- a CDS encoding sensor histidine kinase, which translates to MTHYIQNPVLWALLVAVLVAVALIVRQRRAARALRQEIAGLRSHYSALENEYAQSVEAAQEQAEEATKTVLKSAMRTLQGLAAEQQLIVSRLQNKYGESVILQDLLEIDHTNSQFGRRAQSIAVLCDGWLGRARDVASVYDVVRSAQGRVRHYRRVEILSQVDFGITSRAVEPVALALAELLDNATSYSSPDTVVEINIRTVPKGICIVVDDAGVGMNDEERARADKLLSSQRVSGVSALGNPPQFGFAVIGVLSERFGFEVSVDSTSPYGGVRAVLLLPHDLLTNAPEQKEPAPVVPAAAAPARSGPEGGLSTSTTADGLPKRRRKRPMAIVPGSASASTPARTGAETAAIMGAFQRGTQSGRATPASPAEKSSSTRGAGSEGHEVS; encoded by the coding sequence ATGACGCATTACATACAGAACCCGGTACTCTGGGCTCTCCTCGTGGCCGTACTCGTCGCAGTCGCCCTCATTGTTCGCCAGCGCAGGGCGGCGCGTGCCTTGAGGCAGGAGATCGCGGGGCTCAGGTCTCACTACTCCGCGTTGGAAAACGAGTACGCGCAATCCGTAGAGGCAGCTCAGGAACAAGCCGAAGAGGCTACGAAAACGGTCCTCAAGTCCGCGATGCGGACCCTTCAGGGCCTTGCCGCGGAACAGCAGTTGATTGTTTCCCGGCTTCAGAACAAATATGGCGAGTCGGTCATCCTCCAGGACCTCCTGGAGATCGACCACACGAACTCGCAGTTCGGTCGGCGGGCCCAGTCCATCGCCGTTCTCTGCGACGGCTGGCTGGGGCGCGCACGTGATGTCGCGTCCGTGTACGACGTGGTACGCAGTGCGCAGGGCAGGGTTCGCCATTACCGGCGGGTGGAAATTCTCTCGCAGGTCGACTTCGGCATCACGAGCCGTGCGGTCGAACCGGTCGCACTGGCCCTCGCCGAACTGCTCGACAACGCCACGAGCTATTCCAGCCCGGACACCGTCGTCGAAATCAACATTCGTACCGTGCCCAAGGGTATTTGCATCGTCGTCGACGACGCCGGTGTCGGTATGAATGACGAAGAGCGCGCCCGTGCCGACAAACTCCTGTCGAGCCAGCGGGTCTCGGGTGTTTCCGCACTCGGCAACCCGCCGCAGTTCGGTTTCGCGGTGATCGGTGTGCTCAGCGAGCGCTTCGGCTTCGAGGTGTCGGTGGACTCCACCTCCCCCTACGGAGGCGTCCGGGCGGTCCTCCTCCTGCCGCACGACCTGCTCACCAACGCGCCCGAGCAGAAGGAACCGGCTCCGGTCGTTCCCGCCGCCGCCGCCCCGGCCCGCAGCGGCCCCGAAGGCGGGCTTTCCACCAGCACCACCGCCGACGGCCTGCCGAAGCGGCGTCGCAAGCGGCCCATGGCCATCGTGCCCGGCAGTGCGTCCGCGTCCACTCCCGCCCGCACGGGCGCCGAGACGGCGGCGATCATGGGCGCCTTCCAGCGAGGCAC
- the frc gene encoding formyl-CoA transferase, protein MTPTTGTTAKALEGIRVLDMTHVQSGPSATQLLAWLGADVVKLEAPSGDITRKQLRDLPDVDSLYFTMLNCNKRSITLNTKTERGKEILTELIRRSDVMVENFGPGAVDRMGFTWDRIQEINPRIVYASIKGFGDGPYTNFKAYEVVAQAMGGSMSTTGFEDGPPLATGAQIGDSGTGVHAVAGILAALYQRENTGRGQRVNVAMQHAVLNLCRVKLRDQQRLAHGPLAEYPNEDFGDEVPRSGNASGGGQPGWAVKCAPGGPNDYVYVIVQPVGWQPLSELIGRPELADAPEWATPEARLPKLGKMFQLIEEWSSTLPKWEVLERLNAHNIPCGPILSTKEIIEDESLVANEMVVRVPHPRRGEFVTVGSPLKLSDSPVEVTGSPLLGEHNEEVYVGELGLGDEELRLLKSNGVI, encoded by the coding sequence ATGACCCCCACGACAGGAACAACGGCCAAGGCTCTCGAAGGCATCCGCGTCCTCGACATGACGCACGTCCAGTCCGGCCCGTCCGCGACCCAGCTGCTCGCCTGGCTCGGCGCGGACGTCGTCAAACTGGAGGCGCCGTCGGGTGACATCACGCGCAAGCAGTTGCGCGACCTCCCGGACGTCGACTCCCTCTACTTCACGATGCTCAACTGCAACAAGCGGAGCATCACCCTCAACACCAAGACCGAACGCGGCAAGGAGATCCTCACCGAGCTCATCCGGCGCTCCGACGTCATGGTCGAGAACTTCGGTCCGGGCGCGGTCGACCGCATGGGGTTCACCTGGGACCGCATCCAGGAGATCAATCCGCGGATCGTCTATGCCTCCATCAAGGGGTTCGGGGACGGCCCGTACACCAACTTCAAGGCGTACGAGGTCGTCGCACAGGCCATGGGCGGGTCGATGTCGACCACCGGATTCGAGGACGGGCCGCCGCTGGCGACGGGAGCCCAGATCGGGGACTCGGGGACGGGTGTGCACGCCGTGGCGGGGATTCTCGCGGCGCTGTACCAGCGGGAGAACACCGGGCGCGGGCAGCGGGTCAACGTGGCCATGCAGCACGCCGTACTCAACCTGTGCCGGGTGAAACTGCGGGACCAGCAACGCCTGGCACACGGACCGCTCGCTGAATATCCCAACGAGGACTTCGGCGACGAGGTTCCCCGATCGGGAAACGCGTCCGGCGGCGGGCAGCCCGGCTGGGCGGTCAAGTGCGCGCCGGGCGGCCCCAACGACTACGTGTACGTCATCGTGCAGCCCGTCGGCTGGCAGCCGCTCAGTGAGCTGATCGGCCGGCCCGAGCTGGCCGACGCCCCCGAGTGGGCGACGCCCGAGGCCCGGCTGCCCAAGCTCGGCAAGATGTTCCAGCTGATCGAGGAGTGGTCCTCGACACTGCCCAAGTGGGAGGTGCTGGAGAGGCTCAACGCCCACAACATCCCGTGCGGGCCGATCCTGTCCACCAAGGAGATCATCGAGGACGAGTCGCTGGTCGCCAACGAGATGGTGGTCCGCGTACCGCACCCGCGGCGCGGCGAGTTCGTGACCGTCGGCAGCCCCCTCAAGCTCT
- the sucD gene encoding succinate--CoA ligase subunit alpha, with protein sequence MAIYLTKESKVLVQGMTGVEGMKHTRRMLAAGTNIVGGVNPRKAGRAVDFDDRAVPVFGSVVDGMQSTGADVTVVFVPPAFTKTAVIEAADAGIGLAVVITEGIPVHDSVAFTTHAAARGTRVIGPNCPGLITPGQSNAGIIPADITKPGRIGLVSKSGTLTYQLMYELRDIGFSTCVGIGGDPVIGTSHIDCLAAFEKDPDTELVVLIGEIGGDAEERAAAYVREHVTKPVVGYVAGFTAPEGRTMGHAGAIVSGSSGTAQAKKAALEAAGVRVGATPTETARLVLAVLDEGA encoded by the coding sequence ATGGCCATCTACCTCACCAAGGAGAGCAAGGTCCTCGTCCAGGGCATGACCGGTGTCGAGGGTATGAAGCACACCCGGCGCATGCTCGCGGCCGGCACGAACATCGTCGGCGGCGTCAACCCGCGCAAGGCGGGCCGGGCCGTCGACTTCGACGACCGTGCGGTGCCCGTCTTCGGGTCGGTCGTCGACGGTATGCAGTCGACCGGCGCCGACGTCACCGTCGTCTTCGTGCCGCCCGCCTTCACCAAGACCGCCGTCATCGAGGCAGCCGACGCCGGGATCGGTCTCGCCGTCGTCATCACCGAGGGCATCCCGGTCCATGACTCCGTCGCCTTCACCACCCACGCCGCGGCACGCGGAACGCGCGTCATCGGCCCCAACTGCCCCGGTCTGATCACCCCCGGCCAGTCCAACGCGGGCATCATCCCGGCCGACATCACCAAGCCGGGCCGCATCGGCCTGGTCTCCAAGTCCGGCACGCTCACCTACCAACTCATGTACGAACTGCGTGACATCGGCTTCTCGACCTGCGTCGGCATCGGCGGCGACCCGGTCATCGGCACCAGCCACATCGACTGCCTGGCCGCCTTCGAGAAGGACCCCGACACCGAACTCGTCGTCCTCATCGGCGAGATCGGCGGCGACGCGGAGGAGCGAGCAGCCGCCTACGTCCGCGAGCACGTCACCAAACCCGTCGTCGGCTACGTCGCCGGCTTCACCGCTCCCGAGGGCAGGACCATGGGGCACGCGGGCGCGATCGTCTCCGGCTCCTCGGGGACCGCGCAGGCGAAGAAGGCGGCGCTGGAAGCGGCGGGGGTACGGGTGGGCGCCACGCCGACCGAGACCGCGCGTCTCGTACTCGCCGTACTGGACGAAGGAGCCTGA
- a CDS encoding MarR family winged helix-turn-helix transcriptional regulator, whose protein sequence is MVSDREAQSGPQEYRLGHLLQHAQAKLARKSAEALVPYGVDGRELAVLVVLADEETLSQAEAAGRLGVDRTTMVALVDGLEDHGLVERRRDPQDRRRNIVRLTDAGLVCLERAEEARRAAERRFLAPLDEQAAAALLRALRMLVVEEPTVK, encoded by the coding sequence ATGGTGAGTGATCGAGAAGCGCAGTCCGGGCCCCAGGAGTACCGGCTCGGCCACCTCCTCCAGCACGCACAGGCCAAACTGGCCAGGAAGTCCGCGGAAGCACTCGTCCCGTACGGGGTCGACGGCCGCGAGTTGGCGGTCCTGGTCGTGCTCGCCGATGAAGAAACGTTGTCGCAGGCCGAGGCGGCGGGCCGGCTCGGCGTCGATCGCACCACGATGGTGGCGCTCGTCGACGGCCTGGAGGACCACGGCCTGGTGGAACGGCGGCGCGACCCTCAAGACCGCCGCCGGAACATCGTCCGGCTCACGGACGCCGGTCTGGTCTGCCTGGAGCGGGCCGAGGAGGCGCGCCGGGCCGCGGAGCGCCGGTTCCTCGCCCCGCTGGACGAGCAGGCGGCGGCCGCGTTGCTGCGGGCGCTGCGGATGCTCGTCGTCGAGGAGCCGACGGTGAAGTGA
- a CDS encoding aldehyde dehydrogenase family protein — translation MATTLTLKSGTSWPDTWQRCLSVAPEAFRDDRVLNLWNASWQADGRTLPATSPVDGSPIAGPPRLDGVTAHQAVRAGLDQHRAWRHVPLEERRARIAATLDALAEHRELLAVLLVWEIGKPWRLAQADVDRAVDGVRWYVDGIEPMLDGRAPLDGPVSNIASWNYPMSVLVHALLVQALAGNAVIAKTPTDGGVATLTLACALAAREGVPITLVSGSGGELSQALVRAPEIGCVSFVGGRDTGAAVATAVADLGKRHILEQEGLNTWGIWNYSDWDTLSAVVPKLFDYGKQRCTAYPRFVVQRALFDEFLAAYLPAVRTLTLGHPLAVDKRDDPYPRLDFGPVINAAKAKELHDQIAEAIDRGAVPLYRGRPAEARFLPGQDTSAYVQPVTLLGPPPSSPLHHAEPFGPVDTIVLVDTEAELLAAMNASNGALVATLSTDDRSTYDRLAPQIRAFKVGHGTARSRGDRDELFGGFGASWRGAFVGGELLVRAVTQGPAGERLPGNFPDYQLMPSVG, via the coding sequence ATGGCAACCACCCTCACCCTCAAATCCGGAACCTCCTGGCCCGACACCTGGCAGCGGTGCCTCTCCGTCGCCCCCGAGGCCTTCCGCGACGACCGTGTCCTCAACCTCTGGAACGCCTCCTGGCAGGCCGACGGCCGTACGCTGCCGGCCACCAGCCCGGTCGACGGCAGCCCGATCGCCGGCCCGCCCCGACTGGACGGGGTCACCGCCCACCAAGCCGTCCGCGCCGGCCTGGACCAGCACCGCGCCTGGCGGCACGTCCCGCTGGAGGAGCGGCGCGCCCGCATCGCCGCCACCCTCGACGCCCTCGCCGAACACCGCGAACTCCTCGCCGTCCTCCTCGTCTGGGAGATCGGCAAGCCCTGGCGGCTCGCGCAGGCCGATGTCGACCGGGCCGTCGACGGCGTGCGCTGGTACGTCGACGGCATCGAACCCATGCTGGACGGGCGGGCACCGCTGGACGGCCCGGTATCCAACATCGCGAGCTGGAACTACCCGATGAGCGTGCTCGTTCACGCATTGCTGGTACAGGCACTGGCAGGCAACGCGGTCATCGCCAAGACCCCGACCGACGGCGGTGTCGCCACTCTGACACTGGCCTGTGCGCTCGCCGCACGCGAGGGCGTCCCGATCACCCTCGTCAGCGGCAGCGGCGGCGAGCTGTCCCAGGCGCTGGTCCGGGCGCCCGAGATCGGCTGTGTCTCCTTCGTCGGCGGCCGCGACACCGGCGCCGCGGTGGCCACGGCCGTCGCCGACCTCGGCAAGCGACACATACTCGAACAGGAAGGACTCAACACCTGGGGCATCTGGAACTACTCGGACTGGGACACCCTCTCCGCGGTCGTGCCCAAGCTCTTCGACTACGGCAAACAACGGTGCACGGCGTACCCGCGATTCGTCGTCCAGCGCGCCCTGTTCGACGAGTTCCTGGCGGCATACCTCCCGGCGGTGCGCACGCTGACCCTCGGGCACCCGCTCGCCGTGGACAAGCGTGACGACCCGTATCCCCGGCTGGACTTCGGACCGGTGATCAACGCGGCCAAGGCCAAGGAACTGCACGACCAGATCGCCGAGGCCATCGACCGGGGCGCGGTCCCGCTGTACCGCGGCAGGCCGGCCGAGGCCCGTTTCCTGCCCGGCCAGGACACCTCGGCGTACGTCCAGCCCGTCACGCTCCTCGGACCACCGCCGTCCTCTCCGCTGCACCACGCGGAGCCGTTCGGGCCGGTCGACACCATCGTCCTGGTCGACACCGAGGCGGAGCTGCTGGCCGCCATGAACGCGTCCAACGGCGCACTCGTCGCCACGCTGTCCACGGACGACCGGAGCACCTACGACCGGCTGGCCCCGCAGATCCGCGCGTTCAAGGTCGGCCACGGCACAGCCCGCTCCCGCGGGGACCGCGACGAGCTCTTCGGCGGTTTCGGCGCGTCCTGGCGGGGCGCGTTCGTCGGCGGGGAGCTGCTGGTGCGCGCGGTGACACAGGGGCCGGCGGGGGAGAGGCTGCCCGGGAACTTCCCGGACTACCAGCTGATGCCCTCTGTCGGCTGA